The Jatrophihabitans sp. genomic sequence CGGACCAGCGGGATCAGCAGGTTGCCCAGCAGCCCGCCGACCATCATCGCCAGCGACATCGCCGAGACCGCCGTCGCCCGGTGTGCCGCGGTGACCCGCGCGTGCAGGACCGCCGACAGCAGCGGCCAGTTCGCGCCGTGGGCGACGTAGTAACCGACGAAGGCGACGGCCGCGACCGGCAGCAGGTCCGGCCCCGCCAGCATGGCTAGCGCCACGCCACCCAGGATCGCCAGCACGGCGCAGGTCGCCCGGGTCGAGCCGCGCAGCAGCCTGCGCAGTGGCGTGGCGGCCATGGCGGCGAAGGCCGCGACGGCGAACGCCGACGCCAGCACCGTGCCGTAGACCGCCGCGCCGTCGTCGCGGCCACCGGCCAGTTCGGCGAAGCGGACCGGGCCGAGCAGCTCGCAGGCCACCAGCCCGGCGCCGCCCACGGCGGTCAGCAGCAGCACCAGGCGCAGCGGGCCGTCGGTGACGGACAGGCGGACCGCCCCGCCGACGGTCGCGGGCACCTGACGCGCCCCGGCCAGCAGCGCCGCGCGCACCGAGCCCTGGCGGGGTGGCCGCTGCTCGTGCAGCAGCCGCAGGACGGCGGCGATGAAGACCAGGTTGAGCGCGGCGGCGAGCAGGAACGGCGCCGCGAGGTTGCCGTCGAAGAACGCCGGCAGCAGCCCGCCGATGATCGCGCCCAGCGCGAGGCCACCACCGTCGGCGGCGGAGTGCTTGGCCAGGCCCGGAGCCACGTCGGCCGACGGGTCGAGCTGGTGGACGGTGTCGACGTACCAGGCCTCGACCGGGCCGGAGTCCAGCGCGCGGCCGATGCCCAGCAGCAGGATGCCGGCGAGGAAACCGCCGAACGAGTCGGCGGTGGCGTAGACCAGGCAGGACAGCAGGTGCAGGAACGCGCCCAGAACGACGACCGGCCGGCGGCCCAGGACGTCGGCGAGCCCGCCGGTCGGCAGCTCCAGGGCCAGCACCACCAGCCCGTGCACGGTGAACAGCAGGCCGACCTCGCGCAGCGACAGCCCGCGCGACAGCGCGAGCAGCACGGTGACCGGCGTCGTCAGGCCGACCGGCAGCCAGCGCAGCGCGGTCAGCCCGACGAACCGCCGGGTGGCGGCGCTGACGGTGGTCGGCGCGCTCACGCCTGCTCCGAGCGGGGGAAGGCGGCGGTGAAGAAGTTGACCGGCTGCGTTCCCGGCCGGGCCTCGAGGTGCGTCTCGGCCCAGCGGTCGAGCACCGCGTAGACCTCTTCGAGCAGCTGCCGGGCCTCGTCCGGGGTGAGGCGCAGGACGTAGTCGGACAGCCCGGCGACCGCCGCCCACTCGCGGCCGTGCTCGCGCCCATGCTCGACCCAGG encodes the following:
- a CDS encoding MFS transporter, which gives rise to MSAPTTVSAATRRFVGLTALRWLPVGLTTPVTVLLALSRGLSLREVGLLFTVHGLVVLALELPTGGLADVLGRRPVVVLGAFLHLLSCLVYATADSFGGFLAGILLLGIGRALDSGPVEAWYVDTVHQLDPSADVAPGLAKHSAADGGGLALGAIIGGLLPAFFDGNLAAPFLLAAALNLVFIAAVLRLLHEQRPPRQGSVRAALLAGARQVPATVGGAVRLSVTDGPLRLVLLLTAVGGAGLVACELLGPVRFAELAGGRDDGAAVYGTVLASAFAVAAFAAMAATPLRRLLRGSTRATCAVLAILGGVALAMLAGPDLLPVAAVAFVGYYVAHGANWPLLSAVLHARVTAAHRATAVSAMSLAMMVGGLLGNLLIPLVRPDVAFVAVGALVAASALACWRLPAADRQSALTKDLINSRK